A region of the Lycium barbarum isolate Lr01 chromosome 1, ASM1917538v2, whole genome shotgun sequence genome:
GATATCATAGAAACTTTATATTCATCGTTTATTGAAATTCCAAAAGTAGCAAAGTTCTGTGTAACGTAATGGAACGGGAATGGTAGCGATGTACAAAGAAAACCGACAAATCGTACCAAACCGATAATCCGAATCAATCCGAGAAAAAAAACTGATTAGTGGTTTGGGTtggtgtttgaaaaaaaaaatccgatcataattggtttggtttgattttaactaaacaaagtcaaaccgaaccgaaccaaccaACCCATCATTACACGTatataaatttttaaaatattttatacataaaagatttacttataatataatttattaatatttcttaagttttTTCATAGTTATTGTCTTTTAACATAATATTTCAAGTTTGGGCTTAGAATTTAGAATGTTCCAATAAGATTTATAGCTCATAGATGTTAGTGACTCAAATAAAGTCAAAACCCAAATCAATATTAATGCTAGCAAAAGTAATTCAAGCCTAACACTAGGAATGCATTGTTAATTTAAACAAtgaaatacataacttaattttatttttgtctttatcatgtaattaatacttattagccgtacttattttagcatgatttagtatttttagatgatGGTCATTTTCATTATGCATTATTAATTAGCAACATTTATTTTATGctatttcattatcttttttgttgaatattttattacaGTTTCATCACTCATTTCACATTTTTGTTATTTATTAAAAAcatcttaattatatagttgtatattACTATATACATCTTAGTTAtatggtttgatttgatttgatttatcGATTAAAAAACCCGACACAATTAATTTGATTTGATATTTGAAAAATCTGAACCAACCGGTCCATGTACAGCCTAGGGAAAGGTATGCAATGTTGGGGCCCTTGGAACCCATACACTCAAATTTGTGAGAAGCTCGCTTTTCTTTCTTCCATTTTGTTCAATTTGATCAAATTAAATTACAATTTATTAGTTTACATTAAAATGCAATATGAAATTTGCTACTCACTATGTTGCAGTTTATGGCGTTTGACTTATAGAGTTTAGTATATTAAATTTACTTTTACATAGATGATTAAAATATCAATGCTGTAGTTCGAAATATATTCATATAGAAAAACATTAAATCAAAATTTAATTTTAAGTAGtttaataaatttaatttttttgaattttgaagtTACATAGACAAAATGATGTCAAATATTCTGTTACATTGAAAGAGAACATAATGCAACATAAATTGAGATGAAGGGAGTATAAATAAAAGGTTTTATATTAAATTCGCAAAACAAATATTTTGTAGTGAATTAATTTAGAGCAATTTATATTTTGAGAGAAAAAAGTTGTTAAACTTACTAAGAGGCAGGTCTTTGTCTTTTAAAAACACTTTTGTGTTTGTGCTATATTAGTAAATGCATCATATGTGTTTCAAATAAAATTTCAGCACTGAATTATTAGCTTTATATATAAACATTTCTTTTGTGCTGAAGGTCTATGGGAAACAACGCGTATATCCTGTTCTACTTAAATCCACTTATGAAATAACAAATTggcgtgttgttgttgttatatgagtatatgtttgtaatttatacaaactcatattatatgcacaaaataaaatttctCCATTAGGATTTAGGAGTATAGTCCCCCGAACCCTTTCTTCTCGAGATTTTTGCCTGAATTGTCCTTCAAAGAagctggcctttaatttttgtcttttgcTCAAAAAACTATTTGAAAATACCTCGAGGTTTTGGATTCGAATCTTCGCTCAataaaaaaattcacaaggcaaGGCTTCGCGAAAATTTTATCTTATAAGGAAgaatttagttatgccttaaggcaaattcTGTCTTATAAGGCATAAGACAGAATTTGCCTTAAGACAAAAGTTTACCTTGCGAAATTTCGCAagatagctttttttttttttttttttttttttttttactctggtGGGATTCAACagaagttaggccttaagactTAACTTTTGCCCAAATATACCTAATTTGCTATGAAATTCTATCTTGCGACATTTGTTTTATACTCTGCTAGAATTCGAACCCAaatatttcaaggtattttcgatcACTTACATTCGAGAATTTGTGCGTAGGGAGaatgatgtatatatacataagaatagggtatatttatgaaatatgacaatacttttcagtttacaaaacataacgatagattttttacaaaatatataggAAATTGTTCGCTCAaaattgtgtatgaaaactgtatgaaatgtgtatatctcgctcaaggcttcaAATTTCgcctcaaaattttgtgtatgaaaattgtatCAAATATGTATATCTTGTTCAATGCTCAGAATtctcacatttttcgtatatgaaaactatataaaaagggtttgaaatttgtatatatataactatgtaaatttgtataaagttcatgttagctTTTTGAAAATTGAAAACAATTGCAGTAACTTTGTAATATagttttcatacaatattcatccAAATttgatacaacaacaataacaacaccaacATAGAAAACTTAATATACAATTTTGATACAAACTCGACATACAATTATCATACAACTTTAATACAAATTTGAATCTCGCTTCAAaattggaaggaaaaaaaaaaccacGCTTCAAATTTCGCGTAAGCTTAAAATTCCGCACAAAATTCCCTTTTTTCGCCACTTCGCACCAATTGGAGAACTAGAGATTAATACATTAGCCAGTTCAAGCCATGCTCCGACGATATCTCTGAAGAACACatatttttgaaaatatgcagatctgaaaaaaaaaaaaaaaccaatctcGCCATTTTTATTAAAGACTTTTGATTTAGTTGATGATCTTTCATtgtaaactaaaactgaaacaaAAACAGAGAACGGAAAAAAGGGAATGAAGGGTGGGCTGTAGAGTTTGGGAGGAAATATAGAACAGGGAGAAGGGGAAGGGAAAGGAAAGCAAAGGGTGGGGCTATGGAGTTTCAGAGAAAATATAGAAGAGGGAGACGGGGAAGGGAAAGGGAAAGGGAAGGGAGGGGCTGTGAAGTTTCAGAGAAAATATAGAATAGGGAGAAGGGGAAGGGAAAGGGAACGGTGGCGGATCTGTACAATACAAAACCGAGAATAGGAAAAAGGGGGAggatgaattttttattttttcaaatctgatatattttgtaattaaattattatattttataaataaaaaaagTATTCTTATGTTTTATAATATTTAATCTTAAATAGTATTATTAGCATTTTACCTTGTGCGTATGACCCTTTCTTCTCTGGATCCGGATGCCCATGTGGCCCACTTTGCCAGCCCATACCACCGCACAAGTTACGACATATACAACCACTTTATCTGCATTTCACTTTCACTTTCACTTTCCCCATTGTTTTCTTCTCTTCACATTTCATTTCTCTGTTGCAAACCAAGAACTCTCATTCacagaaagaagagagaaactcTCATTCACAAAAAGAAGAGAGAATCTTTGTAAACCATGGCAAAATTAGTAGCATTTTTCGCAATTTGCTTGCTCTCTGCATCAATTGTTTCAGCCACTTTTGTGGGCAACCCTTTCCTTGTGAAGGGAAAAGCTTACTGTGACACTTGCCGTTGCGGTTTTGAGACCCCTGCCACTAAGTACCTAGCCGGTAACTGCACCACTCCTTTACTCCTATTTAttatttcatatatattttaacTGTTTCACTTCCCCCacatttgtgatctgtataaGGTTCTAACTCATTTGAGTCATTTTCTTGAATGGGGTTTACAGATCCCGTTTGTAGATCTACTAGTAGCTTAATTTTACTAGATACTGTGTAGTCCATTGTCGTGGCTAAGCTCAAGATTCCAAAAAAATCTTCTTTCTAGCTTTAAATAATCTGATTTGAGACAAACTAGTTCTAAATGTGGCAGATCTGCCATCAAACACATTTAATAATGTAATATACCTCGCTAGGGCAACATAAGTTCTTTGCTTTGCTGTTGAAGAATTTTGGTCCCGATATGTTCAGACGGAATGCCTGAGAGGAGATTACTACAACCTTTTTTATAgggctttttttcatttttgtctTTTCAGCCGAAATTAATTTCGGGCGGTAGCCAAAATATACATGacatatacactgattatgtatttgtaggtatattatatgtatatttatgtataccttatatatatatatatatatatatatatatatatatatatatatatatatatatatatatatatatatattatatgtatactttTACTTGATGTACAAAACCTAGGCTATTATTTTTGGGAAACTTACCAATATGTACAGTTGGGCTAAACTTATTTACTAATATGGCCGAAATTTCCAAActtatacactgattatgtatatcATCGTATGTTATATGTACAAATATACAAACCCTGTACATTTGGCCATATTTTGTAAACTATATCACTCAAAGGCATTGGGCTGTGATTTTTCCATCATTTGACCGGTCCAAAAATGTAGTTATCCCGACATATTATATCCACGTGATAtaaatttttcttgttttactgGCAGGCGCAAAGGTTAGAATTGAGTGCAGGCACAGGGTGACTGAGGCACCCACTTACACAGTTGAAGGTGTGACCAACTCTAAAGGAGAATACAATATCTTGGTTAACAGTGACCGTGGTGACGATGTCTGCGATGTCGTCCTTGTTAAGAGCTCCGATCCCATGTGTGCCAAGCCCAATGCCGGCCGTGATCGTTCTCGTCTCATCCTCACCCGCAACAATGGTATGATTTCCAACACCCGTTTTGCCAACGCTATGGGTTTCCTCCGCGATGAGCCTCTTTCTAGCTGCACTAAGATCCTCCAGCAATATCAATTGACGGAGGACCAATTTTAAAGATATACAAGTCGTTCTTAGTTGTGATGATGCTACCTTTACTTTTACCTtatatcaaaaaaaataaaaattgtgatGATGGTACCCttatgttcgtcatcgtttctgGATGTTTTGCATGTGTCCATTTTGCTTAACAATATATTTTAATGGCTCGTTAAATTTGTTACTACTACTTGATCATGTCAGGAATCTCTTTCATTTTGTGAGACCTACTTAACCTTATAATTTAATCTATTTGGTTCTATGCTTTCTGATAATTTGTTTATACCAGTTAAATATTTGTCCCAATGGATTGTTTTTGAATTGCTTTCTATGGGCGCTGTCTACGAGTGGTTTTGGGGTAGGGTGCGGCGATTTCCTTGTTTTTGTTTGtgttcttttatttctttccaGTTCCTCCCTACTGACAACTTCA
Encoded here:
- the LOC132637810 gene encoding protein DOWNSTREAM OF FLC-like is translated as MAKLVAFFAICLLSASIVSATFVGNPFLVKGKAYCDTCRCGFETPATKYLAGAKVRIECRHRVTEAPTYTVEGVTNSKGEYNILVNSDRGDDVCDVVLVKSSDPMCAKPNAGRDRSRLILTRNNGMISNTRFANAMGFLRDEPLSSCTKILQQYQLTEDQF